In one window of Candidatus Scalindua sp. DNA:
- a CDS encoding response regulator, giving the protein MSKVLLVDDSAVMRKIIQRNIKESGLIVNEFVEAGDGAQALEKVSANELDLILCDWNMPTMSGIEFVKTLRSLNLPRKIPVVMVTTEGSDAKKTEAKDSGANDYITKPFTAAQLRDTLGKYLMIN; this is encoded by the coding sequence ATGTCAAAAGTCCTATTGGTTGACGATTCAGCTGTAATGAGAAAGATAATACAAAGGAACATAAAAGAATCAGGCTTAATTGTTAATGAATTTGTAGAAGCCGGAGATGGGGCACAGGCCCTGGAAAAAGTCTCTGCAAATGAATTGGATTTAATTTTATGCGATTGGAACATGCCTACTATGTCGGGTATAGAATTTGTAAAGACACTGCGGTCATTAAATCTTCCCAGGAAGATACCAGTTGTTATGGTGACTACCGAAGGATCAGATGCAAAAAAGACAGAAGCAAAGGATAGTGGAGCCAACGATTATATTACCAAACCATTTACTGCTGCACAGCTAAGAGATACACTTGGTAAATATCTCATGATAAACTGA
- a CDS encoding methyl-accepting chemotaxis protein has translation MTIGRKFALVFSIFFVTVLTGAFFVFKTIRGQQKDRQTVNLAGRQSMLTQKFTKEYLDELIPRQVRHSTLKTAEIATLQIVEDRKQYTDNIISKLKKDGVLDVHPERDYARIDGGIPLPATFVQEVSASINEKGVYSYNLLSKWNINREKGLKTDFEKEAFDYLYSKNGKSFSRFMVHDGIYTLRYATADVASANGCVSCHNAHEESPKKDFKLGEVMGILVVNIPIGTVSAETEAFFADSGEKEFGAGSFLKTKRVFDTTLSALINGGEAPLDLEMTSFATLSPAEDGTIRSKLNEVKQLWEKTQENFGTLTKVEPNSAEYIAAYGIAYDSANATMNGIDEAVNMYQVSSADKTIMLMWVQGGSLGLVCLVIGLGWFFFARPLLTFLRELSAKLGEGAEQVASASGQISSSSQSLAQGASEQASAIEETSATMEEMSSTTKQNANNAKEASQLASLCNNTAESGSKSVHEMNDAMLDINNSSKKISDIIKVIDGIAFQTNLLALNAAVEAARAGEHGKGFAVVAEEVRNLAQRSSAAAKDTTELIEDCVGKANAGTELSGKCKEVLANIVTNVKKVTILIEEIATASDEQAGGIDQVSQAINQMDQVTQQNAANAEETAAASEEMSAQSQTLLDQVKILSEQVGGCDNSNTEYRKRIQKRIPDHNISIKRHKRQYRPKRNLSHTNNLSSTEHKSPLQTQEKNGYRYEDETSVIPMGEDTFKEYDENFRDF, from the coding sequence ATGACGATAGGAAGAAAGTTTGCATTAGTTTTTTCAATATTCTTTGTCACCGTATTGACTGGTGCATTTTTTGTATTCAAGACTATCCGCGGTCAGCAAAAAGATAGACAGACGGTCAATCTGGCTGGCAGGCAGAGCATGCTGACTCAGAAATTTACGAAAGAATACCTTGATGAACTGATTCCACGGCAGGTCCGCCACAGCACCCTGAAGACTGCTGAAATCGCAACACTCCAGATTGTGGAAGATCGGAAACAATATACAGATAACATCATCTCAAAGCTGAAAAAGGACGGCGTTCTAGACGTCCATCCAGAAAGGGATTACGCCAGGATTGATGGAGGCATTCCCCTCCCCGCAACCTTTGTTCAGGAAGTTTCCGCCAGTATAAATGAGAAAGGTGTCTACAGTTATAACCTCCTGAGCAAGTGGAATATAAACAGAGAAAAAGGGCTCAAAACTGATTTTGAGAAGGAGGCATTTGACTATCTCTATTCTAAAAATGGCAAATCATTCTCCCGTTTCATGGTCCACGATGGCATCTACACCCTTCGTTACGCAACCGCTGATGTCGCGTCAGCTAATGGTTGCGTAAGTTGCCATAATGCACATGAAGAGAGTCCCAAGAAAGACTTTAAATTAGGAGAGGTTATGGGGATACTTGTGGTCAACATCCCTATAGGTACGGTAAGTGCGGAAACAGAGGCGTTCTTTGCGGATTCCGGAGAGAAAGAGTTTGGTGCAGGATCTTTTCTCAAGACAAAAAGAGTGTTTGATACAACCCTTTCCGCGCTCATCAATGGCGGGGAGGCACCGCTTGATCTCGAAATGACAAGCTTTGCGACACTCTCTCCCGCAGAAGACGGTACAATCCGCAGCAAGCTCAACGAAGTGAAGCAGTTGTGGGAGAAGACACAAGAAAATTTTGGCACACTGACAAAGGTAGAGCCGAATTCTGCAGAGTATATCGCTGCTTATGGTATTGCCTATGACAGTGCCAATGCAACCATGAATGGAATAGATGAGGCAGTTAATATGTACCAGGTCAGTTCAGCGGATAAAACGATAATGCTGATGTGGGTTCAAGGTGGATCATTGGGGCTTGTCTGCCTGGTGATAGGGCTCGGATGGTTTTTCTTTGCACGTCCATTACTCACATTCCTGCGAGAACTGAGTGCCAAACTCGGAGAAGGAGCTGAACAGGTTGCGTCTGCATCGGGTCAGATATCATCCTCAAGCCAGAGTCTGGCACAAGGGGCATCAGAACAGGCCTCTGCTATCGAGGAGACCTCGGCAACCATGGAAGAGATGTCATCAACAACAAAACAAAATGCCAATAATGCAAAAGAGGCCTCCCAACTCGCCTCTCTATGCAACAATACGGCAGAGTCAGGGAGCAAGTCTGTGCACGAGATGAACGATGCGATGCTCGACATTAACAATAGCAGTAAAAAGATCAGCGATATCATCAAGGTAATAGACGGCATAGCATTCCAGACCAACCTCCTTGCCTTGAACGCCGCAGTAGAGGCTGCCAGGGCTGGAGAGCATGGCAAAGGGTTTGCCGTAGTGGCTGAAGAGGTCAGAAATCTTGCACAGAGGAGTTCTGCTGCGGCAAAAGATACTACGGAATTGATTGAAGATTGTGTTGGAAAGGCAAATGCGGGTACAGAGTTATCTGGTAAGTGTAAGGAGGTGTTAGCCAACATCGTGACCAACGTAAAGAAGGTAACCATCCTCATAGAAGAGATCGCTACGGCATCTGACGAACAGGCTGGTGGAATAGACCAGGTGAGTCAAGCCATTAACCAGATGGACCAGGTAACCCAGCAGAATGCAGCCAATGCTGAAGAGACTGCTGCGGCAAGTGAAGAGATGTCTGCACAGTCACAAACACTGCTTGACCAGGTCAAGATATTATCAGAACAGGTTGGAGGTTGTGATAATTCCAACACCGAGTACCGGAAACGAATACAAAAGAGAATACCTGATCATAATATAAGTATAAAGAGACACAAAAGGCAATATAGGCCTAAAAGAAACCTCTCCCACACCAATAATCTGTCATCAACAGAACATAAATCACCGTTACAAACTCAGGAAAAGAACGGATATCGCTATGAAGATGAAACTTCAGTAATACCAATGGGAGAAGATACTTTCAAAGAATATGATGAGAATTTCAGAGACTTTTAA
- a CDS encoding response regulator — translation MNTSTESIICPPRMKSLIDHTLSKLNEDCTKLIGRNIGISKPNFNIITLEKFFTANTGQFFLIKSEIEDSYTGYICTLMQIKDGIKIGGSLLGYDDTQIKEKIEKEEIDEDCTDGLKEFGNQFTGIIDNVFRNKLPKPVHIKLSTCTSINGETAKDIFPDLSSDDYLQLSSLLLIKGFETGNFNIFMQIDLVEDFFGEQIHDKTTNVLILDDSVTDIKIIRRYLANTEFKPLVTNNANETFTLLHKEKIHLILMNLTLPEQSGIEICKKIKKTPYTKSIPIIMTSSKPTESAVITSLEAGAKNFLVKPFTKATLLQKMNRYKFRKKQDVLF, via the coding sequence ATGAACACATCTACTGAATCGATCATTTGTCCTCCAAGAATGAAATCTCTGATAGATCATACATTAAGCAAATTAAATGAAGATTGTACTAAACTTATTGGCAGAAATATCGGTATCTCTAAACCAAATTTCAACATCATAACTCTTGAAAAATTTTTTACCGCCAATACAGGTCAATTTTTTTTAATTAAATCAGAAATTGAGGACTCCTACACCGGATACATCTGCACTCTCATGCAGATAAAAGACGGTATCAAGATAGGAGGTTCACTTCTGGGATACGATGACACTCAGATAAAGGAGAAAATAGAAAAAGAAGAAATCGATGAAGATTGCACTGACGGTCTGAAAGAGTTCGGAAACCAGTTCACAGGAATAATTGACAACGTGTTTAGAAATAAATTGCCAAAACCTGTTCACATAAAGCTCTCTACCTGTACATCGATAAACGGAGAAACCGCAAAAGATATTTTTCCAGACCTGTCCAGTGACGATTATCTGCAACTCTCCTCTCTCCTGTTGATAAAGGGCTTTGAAACCGGAAATTTCAATATATTCATGCAGATAGATTTGGTTGAAGATTTCTTTGGAGAACAGATACATGACAAAACCACGAATGTCTTAATACTAGACGACTCTGTTACCGATATCAAAATAATAAGAAGATATCTGGCCAATACTGAATTCAAACCACTTGTTACGAATAATGCAAACGAAACCTTCACCCTTCTGCACAAGGAAAAAATACACCTGATACTGATGAATCTAACCTTGCCGGAACAAAGTGGCATAGAAATATGCAAAAAGATAAAAAAAACACCATATACGAAAAGCATCCCCATCATCATGACATCTTCCAAACCAACTGAAAGTGCGGTAATCACTTCATTAGAAGCTGGAGCAAAGAATTTCTTGGTAAAACCATTTACAAAGGCAACACTCTTACAGAAAATGAACAGATATAAATTCAGAAAAAAACAGGATGTTTTATTTTGA
- a CDS encoding chemotaxis protein CheX yields the protein MKTTSTLFETVEKEIIDSTYEIFSTMIPLEIKSGKVFNREEKDIQEEVMSLVSFSGEHSGIIALFCSRKIALKITSLMLGIDTFELDHDTKDAIGEVTNMIAGNLKNRVYTDLGTMHLAVPLVVAGTDMTISSSSRENGECTHSPLYVKPANNQNMWVIFPFSSAEGTFHVGMKINHEKS from the coding sequence ATGAAAACGACATCAACATTATTTGAGACGGTTGAAAAAGAAATTATAGATTCCACGTATGAAATATTTTCTACAATGATACCTTTGGAAATAAAGTCTGGAAAAGTGTTTAACCGCGAGGAAAAAGATATTCAGGAAGAGGTCATGTCTCTGGTCAGTTTTTCGGGTGAACATTCCGGCATTATCGCTCTGTTCTGCAGCAGGAAAATCGCACTCAAGATCACGTCTCTCATGTTGGGAATTGATACTTTTGAACTAGACCATGACACCAAAGATGCCATTGGAGAAGTAACAAATATGATTGCGGGCAATTTGAAAAATAGAGTTTACACCGATCTTGGGACAATGCATTTAGCGGTCCCTTTAGTAGTTGCAGGAACCGATATGACCATTTCATCTTCAAGCAGAGAAAATGGAGAGTGCACGCACTCCCCTTTGTACGTGAAACCTGCTAATAATCAGAACATGTGGGTGATATTTCCTTTTTCATCAGCGGAAGGTACTTTTCATGTCGGCATGAAAATAAACCACGAAAAAAGTTAA
- a CDS encoding tetratricopeptide repeat protein: MENTGKILSLFGIIRSFCIVVTVVPVFLFPVSSECEAGKKYKMVVLPFRDNTSMDFGEMVSDVLRSMVTQTKYFESVERDKMYETIITVLPSNLIKVDNITRIGGEFTANQIDVISRLERKKIQKVCKKLRADYVIKGSISQVADVLRVDVEIIDVKENELLGFVDVEGMPEKLLTGMLEELTGKISLFCKNINSYNDALYILGQYNQGLYTLDVAEKKLKELLSGIQNSIGIRAVLMTLYLSENSKIQFRSLQQDSFSEIGDKITGEGEEILKLLQNRYDEKVLEVFLSMGLDPFKEVANIYVKRGDTKKAIDIYRKAIRVYPINLAEHYTEIGRLYNRQGMDSEAIQAFEMALEINSSNNELRLVLAGLLKKNRFPERARNHLEVCMKYARNAEEIEHVREEISKLPVSVQ, encoded by the coding sequence ATGGAAAATACGGGAAAGATTCTCTCTCTGTTTGGCATAATCCGGAGTTTTTGCATTGTTGTAACGGTTGTTCCTGTTTTCCTGTTTCCTGTTTCTTCTGAATGTGAAGCAGGAAAGAAATATAAGATGGTTGTCTTACCATTCCGAGATAATACCTCCATGGATTTCGGGGAGATGGTTTCTGATGTTTTGAGGAGTATGGTAACTCAAACAAAGTATTTTGAATCTGTGGAGAGAGACAAGATGTATGAGACCATAATCACCGTGTTGCCTAGTAACTTGATAAAAGTGGATAATATAACGAGGATAGGGGGTGAATTTACTGCAAACCAGATAGATGTGATTTCCCGTTTGGAGAGAAAAAAGATTCAGAAGGTTTGCAAGAAATTGAGAGCTGACTACGTCATAAAGGGTAGTATCTCTCAGGTTGCTGATGTGTTGAGGGTTGATGTTGAGATTATAGATGTCAAGGAAAACGAACTGTTAGGATTTGTTGATGTAGAAGGGATGCCTGAAAAATTGTTAACGGGTATGTTGGAAGAGTTGACTGGCAAAATATCACTCTTCTGTAAAAACATAAATTCTTATAATGATGCGCTGTACATTTTGGGGCAATATAACCAGGGACTGTATACCCTTGATGTGGCGGAAAAAAAACTTAAAGAACTCCTTTCGGGTATTCAAAATTCAATTGGAATACGGGCAGTACTCATGACGCTCTATCTGTCGGAAAATTCAAAAATACAATTCCGATCACTACAACAGGATAGCTTTTCTGAAATAGGTGACAAGATAACGGGAGAGGGGGAAGAAATTTTGAAACTTTTACAGAACAGGTATGATGAAAAAGTTCTTGAAGTATTTCTCTCTATGGGTCTTGATCCTTTTAAAGAAGTTGCAAATATTTATGTAAAGAGAGGTGATACCAAAAAAGCCATTGACATATACCGCAAGGCAATTAGAGTCTACCCGATAAATCTCGCTGAACACTATACAGAAATTGGGAGGTTGTATAACAGACAAGGTATGGACAGTGAGGCTATACAGGCTTTTGAAATGGCATTGGAAATAAATAGTAGTAATAATGAATTACGCTTAGTCTTGGCAGGATTATTAAAGAAAAACAGATTTCCAGAAAGAGCACGGAATCATCTTGAAGTGTGCATGAAATATGCAAGGAATGCTGAGGAAATTGAGCATGTCAGGGAAGAGATTAGCAAATTGCCGGTTTCCGTTCAGTAG
- a CDS encoding flagellar biosynthesis anti-sigma factor FlgM has translation MPIESVSHVGHGLIDSIKGDNALKKNEGIKPVSGVSKEGHNLNVVDKVEISEEVQGLQNMLSKLKADLEKVPDVRPGKVEHARKRMESGFYDKQDVIAKVAGDIKKLTI, from the coding sequence ATGCCAATAGAAAGTGTTTCTCATGTAGGTCATGGGTTGATTGACAGTATTAAGGGTGACAATGCTCTTAAAAAAAATGAAGGAATTAAACCTGTTTCTGGAGTATCTAAGGAGGGACATAACCTTAATGTAGTCGATAAAGTTGAAATTTCTGAAGAAGTGCAAGGATTACAAAATATGTTGTCGAAGCTTAAGGCTGATCTGGAAAAAGTACCAGATGTGCGTCCTGGAAAGGTTGAACACGCAAGGAAACGTATGGAAAGCGGATTTTACGATAAACAGGATGTGATTGCCAAGGTTGCTGGAGACATAAAGAAGCTGACAATTTAA